A genomic window from Engraulis encrasicolus isolate BLACKSEA-1 chromosome 14, IST_EnEncr_1.0, whole genome shotgun sequence includes:
- the znfx1 gene encoding NFX1-type zinc finger-containing protein 1 isoform X1, protein MDNPHRGGRGARGNAATREERGNRQVNGVPNPERRGGGGGGGRGRGRGAGRGGGRGRGGGPMGDGIPHRDHHQDHRRPEGPAHGGGRGEDGQRGRGDRHGDRGRGQGGAGRGGRGNGRGGPPQVHHIGLKYLEGLLEKEPSEIAITLSTSAALQRLLEEKRMGHELVQVLCQVFCTAFLSRNDRKTVQHLAGAVRDSGFLRTILPEYVMGMMTDHIPHRREKYPQHLDTIITLLNNVVSIFPASSVRVVSTLVLLLKPAINQLRASGLDIQEETEENLEKIQDLVHHLQEKAREGTLRSDNYAFLPPDQDAPPGEEGDFRTMTIYPTPEEFHKDEKPFLRPNIMNQAYASGHVYLDTHFRLLREDFVRPLREGIRQLLRSQEDTALDGVPLKRRHFDDIRVYFNTRLVVPLCTPSGIAYKVQFDSRPLQFVRWQNSKRLLYGSLVCLSKDNFETFLFATVSDRTVEDLQQGQVLLSFSRDSRHAVARAQPSDSFLMVETTAYFEAYRYVLEGLQEQQVEELPFKRYIVECNKEVHPPAYLQEEAKQFDLSNIAAEDFKDKVAPFNPLSHLAWPSEEQMGLDESQLRALKLALTKELAIIQGPPGTGKTYVGLKIAQALLDNHSAWGRGSPMLVVCYTNHALDQFLEGIHKFLEKGIVRVGGRSSSEALKRFALRELRASPNFRAPQHLRRAKFEIHKELTEAEQHIKTQSAQLECSLRGVIHEQFLENHISDQHWDSLCLQPEADGFQLVEEKRSMIVEWLGLGSSQFQYHAMGANVFPSATYCNLPPGGGGGDGEDAELDEEEELIQVEEEADLIQAERMLDGDGLQRDPWGGGGGGRGGGGRERERDRQRQDAERVERLAEVMLAMTLGNNNTEEGEGGGGGGERNGGGGRGGGRKRRRRRGGEGRGEGEVQGMDVEMEQAEEDGGEWEIQKQEKRRLKQMMKTELKKSSAMTEEKEKEVVNIWTLAPKDRWKLYRLWIQRFQTDLRTRALRFEYAYQNAAERLSEIRMREDLCVLKEARVIGMTTTGAAKYRQALQEVSPRLVIVEEAAEVLEAHTITTLSSGCRHLILIGDHQQLRPSATVYDLARNFNLEVSMFERLVNIEFPYVRLNYQHRMRPDIARLLTPHIYSELENHPSVLSYENVKGVLSNLFFVEHEAPEEEIKDGRSHQNRHEAHFAVALCRYLLHQDYQPSQITILTTYTGQLHCLKKLMPSSEFSGVKVHVVDKYQGEENDIVILSLVRSNPQDRVGFLSIANRVCVALSRAKKGLYCLGNMAMLSRRVKLWSAILHTLREHGQAGAALTLSCQNHPERRTRVASYEDFAHVPEGGCSLPCEFRLDCGHVCTRACHPYDPEHKEFQCVKECPRVLCELGHRCRKRCYQTCGDCMVPVEKVMPVCQHKQMVPCYQDAFRFVCQEPCVNSLTCGHPCRASCGEPCTPRCEVRVPMQLKCGHTQQVHCFVLRQEDEPPCKTKCGATLKCGHPCPGTCHSCKRGRLHSPCNKKCSHILVCSHECRESCTPDCPPCDMPCENRCPHSKCQKTCGEPCAPCAEPCNWRCHHQRCSKLCHEPCDRPPCTQPCHKLLHCGHQCIGLCGDPCPKKCRECNRDEVTEIFFGTEDEPDARFVQLADCGHVFEVTSMDQFMAQDEGQEAGLDQRAVKLKECPRCRTAIRRNLRYGVHINRCLAHIEKVKEKINANPEDVKRKHSAVKLLLRRQKNLKDHLPQEYGRIKDRLDKSKFNMRKLCHQENLMMFLERLGELQKTMMERMDGPTKRYFDLRLGECLSFLSTPGQRFSEQQVWDLGRELQRLAYLAELNTRCATAAKVAVPLSVEVNAQVSAVRKVLEDTCPFSEDDEQHVKQALADLDAKLPRTGLGITDQERVMIVQAMGLAKGHWYKCPNGHVYAIGDCGGANQRGQCPECDESIGGANHALIAGNAVASEMDGAQHAAWSEAANLANFHLGDL, encoded by the exons ATGGACAATCCACACAGGGGGGGCAGAGGGGCAAGAGGCAATGCAGCCACCAGAGAAG AACGTGGTAACAGGCAAGTGAATGGCGTGCCCAATccagagagacgaggaggaggaggaggaggaggaaggggcagAGGGCGAGGggcaggtagaggaggaggaagagggcgtGGAGGAGGGCCAATGGGAGATGGGATACCTCACCGTGACCACCACCAGGACCACAGAAGGCCCGAGGGTCCTGctcatggaggagggagaggagaagacggcCAGAGAGGAAGGGGCGACAGACACGGAGACAGAGGCCGAGGCCaaggaggagcagggagaggaggcaggggcAATGGCCGTGGTGGCCCACCTCAAGTGCATCATATTGGCCTTAAATACTTGGAGGGACTGTTAGAGAAAGAGCCCTCTGAGATTGCCATCACACTGTCTACCAGCGCAGCTCTACAGCGTctgctggaggagaagaggatgggtcATGAGCTGGTCCAGGTACTGTGTCAAGTCTTCTGCACTGCGTTCCTGTCCAGGAACGACCGCAAGACCGTCCAGCACCTGGCCGGCGCAGTCCGAGATTCCGGATTCCTGCGCACCATCCTGCCGGAATACGTGATGGGAATGATGACCGACCACATCCCGCATCGCCGGGAGAAGTACCCCCAGCACCTGGACACCATCATTACTCTTCTCAACAACGTCGTCAGCATCTTCCCAGCCAGCTCGGTCCGCGTGGTGTCCACGCTCGTGCTGCTCCTGAAGCCGGCCATCAACCAGCTACGCGCCTCGGGCCTGGACAtccaggaggagacagaggagaaccTGGAGAAGATCCAGGACCTGGTGCACCATCTGCAGGAGAAAGCCCGAGAGGGCACTCTGCGCTCGGACAACTACGCCTTCCTCCCCCCTGACCAAGACGCCCCGCCTGGGGAAGAGGGGGACTTCAGGACCATGACCATCTACCCGACGCCAGAGGAGTTCCACAAGGACGAGAAGCCCTTTCTGAGGCCCAACATCATGAACCAGGCCTACGCCAGCGGACACGTGTACCTGGACACGCACTTTCGTCTGCTGCGGGAGGACTTTGTGCGGCCGTTGCGGGAGGGCATCAGGCAGCTGCTGAGGAGCCAGGAGGACACGGCCCTGGACGGGGTGCCCCTGAAGAGGAGGCACTTCGATGACATCAGGGTCTACTTCAACACCCGACTGGTCGTTCCGCTCTGCACTCCTTCCGGCATCGCCTACAAAGTGCAGTTTGACTCACGCCCTCTCCAG TTTGTCCGTTGGCAGAATTCCAAGCGGTTGCTGTACGGCTCCCTGGTCTGCCTGTCCAAGGACAACTTTGAGACCTTCCTGTTTGCGACGGTGTCGGACCGCACCGTGGAGGACCTGCAGCAGGGCCAGGTGCTCCTCAGCTTCTCCCGAGACAGCCGCCACGCGGTGGCCCGAGCGCAGCCCTCCGACTCCTTCCTCATGGTGGAGACCACGGCCTACTTCGAGGCCTACCGCTACGTCCTGGAGGGCCTTCAGGAACAACAGGTCGAGGAGCTCCCCTTCAAGAG GTACATTGTAGAGTGCAACAAAGAGGTGCACCCACCTGCTTACCTCCAGGAGGAAGCTAAGCAGTTCGATCTGTCCAACATTGCAGCGGAGGACTTTAAGGACAAAGTGGCGCCCTTCAACCCCCTGAGCCATCTCGCCTGGCCCAGTGAAGAGCAGATGGGCCTGGATGAGAGCCAACTCAGGGCCCTGAAGCTGGCCCTCACCAAGGAGCTGGCTATCATACAGGGGCCTCCAGGCACAG gGAAGACTTATGTGGGGCTGAAAATCGCCCAGGCTCTGCTGGATAATCACAGCGCCTGGGGCAGGGGCTCTCCCATGCTGGTCGTGTGTTACACCAATCATGCGCTGGACCAGTTCCTGGAAG GAATTCACAAGTTTCTGGAAAAGGGCATCGTGCGGGTCGGGGGGCGTAGCAGCAGCGAGGCGTTGAAGCGATTTGCCCTGCGGGAGCTGAGAGCGTCACCCAACTTCCGCGCGCCTCAACATCTCCGTCGCGCTAAATTTGAG ATCCATAAGGAGCTGACAGAAGCCGAGCAGCATATTAAAACGCAGAGTGCCCAGCTGGAGTGCAGTCTGCGCGGAGTCATCCATGAGCAGTTCCTGGAGAACCACATCTCAGACCAGCATTGGGACAGCCTGTGTCTCCAACCG GAGGCAGACGGGTTCCAGTTAGTCGAGGAGAAGCGGTCCATGATTGTGGAGTGGCTGGGCCTCGGATCATCCCAGTTCCAGTACCACGCCATGGGGGCTAATG TCTTCCCCTCTGCAACGTACTGTAATCTCCctccaggtggtggtggtggtgatggtgaggatGCTGagctggatgaggaggaggagctgatccaggtggaggaggaggctgacCTCATCCAGGCCGAGCGCATGCTGGACGGGGACGGCCTGCAGCGGGACCcctggggagggggtggaggcggACGGGGCGGAGGTGGCCGGGAGCGGGAACGGGATCGGCAAAGGCAGGACGCGGAGCGCGTGGAGAGGCTGGCGGAGGTGATGCTGGCCATGACGCTGGGCAACAACAAcacagaagaaggagaaggaggaggaggtggaggagaaagaaatggaggagggggaagaggaggaggaagaaaaagaagaagaagaagaggaggcgaaggaagaggagaaggagaagtgcAGGGAATGGATGTGGAGATGGAGCAGgctgaggaagatggaggagaatGGGAG ATTCaaaagcaggagaagaggaggctgAAGCAGATGATGAAGACAGAGCTGAAGAAGAGTTCAGCCATGactgaggagaaggagaaggaagtggTCAACATCTGGACCCTCGCCCCTAAAGACAGATGGAAGCTCTACCG gcTGTGGATCCAGCGCTTCCAGACCGACTTGCGCACGCGGGCCCTGAGGTTCGAGTACGCCTACCAGAACGCGGCGGAGCGTCTGTCGGAGATCCGGATGCGCGAGGACCTGTGTGTGCTGAAGGAGGCGCGGGTGATAGGCATGACCACCACGGGGGCCGCCAAGTACCGCCAGGCCCTGCAGGAG GTGTCCCCCCGCCTGGTCATTGTGGAGGAGGCGGCTGAGGTTCTAGAGGCCCACACCATCACCACACTAAGTAGTGGCTGCAGACACCTAATACTCATAGGGGATCaccagcag CTCCGCCCCAGTGCCACAGTGTATGACCTGGCCAGGAACTTCAACTTGGAGGTCTCCATGTTTGAGCGTCTAGTGAACATCGAGTTCCCCTATGTTCGCCTCaactatcag CACCGGATGCGGCCCGACATCGCCCGTCTGCTAACACCCCACATCTACTCAGAGCTTGAGAATCACCCATCTGTGCTGAGTTATGAGAATGTCAAG GGGGTGTTGAGCAACCTGTTCTTCGTGGAGCACGAGGCGCCAGAGGAGGAGATCAAGGACGGCCGGAGCCACCAGAACCGCCACGAGGCGCACTTTGCGGTGGCGCTGTGCCGCTACCTGCTCCACCAGGACTACCAGCCCTCCCAGATTACCATCCTCACCACCTACACCGGGCAGCTCCACTGCCTGAAGAAACTCATGCCCTCCAGCGAGTTCTCGGGCGTCAAG gttcaCGTGGTGGATAAGTACCAGGGGGAGGAGAATGATATCGTGATCCTGTCTCTGGTGCGCAGCAACCCGCAGGACCGCGTGGGCTTCTTGTCCATCGCCAACCGCGTGTGCGTGGCGCTGTCGCGCGCCAAGAAGGGCCTGTACTGTCTGGGCAACATGGCCATGCTCAGCCGGCGCGTCAAGCTGTGGAGCGCCATCCTGCACACCCTGCGCGAACACGGCCAGGCGGGCGCCGCCCTCACCCTGAGCTGCCAGAACCACCCGGAGCGCCGCACGCGCGTGGCGTCGTACGAGGACTTCGCCCACGTGCCCGAGGGCGGCTGCAGCCTGCCGTGCGAGTTCCGGCTGGACTGCGGCCACGTCTGCACGCGCGCCTGCCACCCGTACGACCCCGAGCACAAGGAGTTCCAGTGCGTGAAGGAGTGCCCCCGGGTGCTGTGCGAGCTGGGCCACCGGTGCCGCAAGCGCTGCTACCAGACATGTGGCGACTGCATGGTGCCCGTGGAGAAGGTCATGCCGGTGTGCCAGCACAAGCAGATGGTGCCGTGTTACCAGGACGCCTTCCGCTTCGTCTGTCAGGAACCCTGCGTCAACAGCCTGACGTGCGGGCACCCTTGTCGAGCCTCATGTGGGGAGCCGTGCACGCCCCGTTGTGAGGTCCGTGTGCCCATGCAGCTGAAGTGTGGACACACCCAGCAGGTGCACTGCTTCGTGCTGAGGCAGGAAGATGAGCCACCCTGCAAGACCAAGTGTGGCGCTACGCTTAAGTGTGGGCACCCGTGCCCGGGCACGTGCCACAGCTGCAAGCGAGGCCGCCTCCACAGCCCGTGCAACAAGAAGTGCAGCCACATCCTGGTGTGCTCGCACGAGTGCCGCGAGTCCTGCACGCCCGACTGCCCTCCCTGCGACATGCCCTGCGAGAACCGCTGCCCGCACAGCAAGTGCCAAAAGACCTGCGGCGAACCGTGCGCGCCCTGCGCTGAACCCTGCAACTGGCGCTGCCACCACCAACGCTGCAGCAAGCTGTGCCACGAGCCGTGCGACCGTCCACCCTGCACGCAGCCCTGCCACAAACTCCTGCACTGCGGGCACCAGTGCATCGGCCTCTGCGGCGACCCCTGCCCTAAAAAGTGCCGCGAGTGCAATCGCGACGAGGTGACCGAGATCTTCTTCGGCACAGAGGATGAGCCCGACGCGCGCTTCGTGCAGCTGGCGGACTGCGGCCACGTGTTCGAGGTCACCTCCATGGACCAATTCATGGCTCAGGAtgagggccaggaggcggggctggACCAGCGGGCTGTGAAGCTGAAAGAGTGCCCCCGGTGCCGCACGGCCATCCGCAGGAACCTGCGCTACGGCGTCCACATCAACCGCTGTCTGGCCCACATCGAGAAGGTGAAGGAGAAGATCAACGCCAATCCGGAAGACGTCAAGCGAAAGCACAGTGCTGTGAAACTCCTCCTGAGGAGGCAGAAGAACCTCAAGGACCACCTCCCACAGGAGTATGGTAGGATTAAGGACCGGCTGGACAAGTCTAAGTTCAACATGCGTAAGCTATGTCACCAGGAGAACCTCATGATGTTCCTGGAGCGCCTGGGCGAGTTGCAGAAGACCATGATGGAGCGCATGGACGGCCCGACCAAGCGATACTTTGACCTAAGGTTGGGAGAGTGCCTCAGCTTCCTGAGCACTCCAGGCCAGCGTTTCTCCGAGCAGCAGGTGTGGGACCTGGGCCGCGAGCTGCAGAGGCTGGCCTACCTGGCGGAGCTCAACACCCGCTGTGCCACGGCTGCCAAGGTGGCGGTGCCACTCTCCGTTGAGGTGAACGCTCAG GTGAGTGCTGTCAGGAAGGTGCTGGAGGACACTTGCCCGTTCTCAGAGGATGACGAGCAGCATGTCAAGCAAGCGCTGGCCGACCTGGACGCCAAGCTCCCCCGCACCGGCCTGGGCATCACCGACCAGGAGAGGGTGATGATTGTGCAGGCCATGGGCTTAGCCAAGGGGCACTGGTACAAGTGTCCCAATGGCCACGTCTACGCCATCGGGGACTGTGGGGGTGCCAACCAGAGGGGGCAGTGCCCCGAGTGCGATGAGTCCATCGGTGGTGCCAACCACGCCCTCATCGCTGGCAACGCTGTGGCGTCTGAAATGGATGGTGCTCAGCATGCTGCGTGGTCAGAAGCCGCAAATTTGGCAAACTTCCATCTTGGTGACCTGTGA